Proteins encoded together in one Cicer arietinum cultivar CDC Frontier isolate Library 1 chromosome 4, Cicar.CDCFrontier_v2.0, whole genome shotgun sequence window:
- the LOC101510694 gene encoding glutamyl-tRNA(Gln) amidotransferase subunit C, chloroplastic/mitochondrial produces the protein MSSCKMLFRGTSLTLSNGMWHRIPKIEHKLLQFRRLSSSTTNCSSLQAPDVTQLAKTAHISLTPTEVEEFGPKIKQIIGWFGQLEGIDLQSIEPSIRADTENNLRDNTPETFDNRDAIIASVPSYEEPYIKVPKVLNVD, from the exons ATGAGTAGTTGCAAAATGTTGTTTAGAGGAACATCATTAACATTATCGAATGGAATGTGGCATAGAATCCCAAAAATTGAACACAAGTTGTTACAGTTTCGAAGGTTGTCTTCTTCAACGACAAATTGTTCGTCTCTTCAAGCTCCAGATGTGACTCAATTGGCAAAAACAGCGCACATCTCTCTTACTCCAACCgag GTTGAAGAATTTGGTCCGAAAATTAAGCAGATCATAGGGTG GTTTGGACAGCTAGAGGGTATTGATCTCCAAAGCATTGAGCCCTCCATCAGAGCAG ATACTGAAAACAATTTGCGTGACAATACTCCCGAAACATTTGACAATCG GGATGCCATCATCGCTTCTGTTCCAAGCTATGAGGAGCCTTACATTAAAGTTCCAAAGGTCCTGAATGTGGACTAA
- the LOC101512072 gene encoding uncharacterized protein, whose amino-acid sequence MLPLNNIIFLIFLIITSTAATGRKLSFDMSSGSAPTSSGGSGTGHGPSWDYSWGWGSSPGSGYGYGSGSGHSPSGVGKGFGVGFGTGTGSGSGYGYGSGGGGAHGGGFGSGSGGGGKTNHG is encoded by the coding sequence ATGCTACCATTGAACAACATCATCTTTCTTATCTTTCTCATCATCACTTCCACTGCGGCAACAGGAAGAAAGCTAAGTTTCGATATGTCAAGCGGCAGTGCACCGACGTCAAGTGGTGGTAGCGGGACAGGTCACGGTCCCAGTTGGGACTACAGTTGGGGTTGGGGCTCCTCGCCCGGAAGTGGATACGGTTACGGTTCAGGTTCAGGGCATTCTCCTTCTGGTGTTGGTAAAGGTTTTGGAGTTGGTTTTGGAACCGGTACTGGATCTGGATCCGGGTATGGTTATGGATCGGGTGGTGGTGGTGCTCATGGTGGTGGTTTTGGAAGTGGTTCTGGCGGCGGAGGTAAAACCAACCACGGATAA